The genomic interval TCTTTAGGAAGTCTTGATACCTCAACAGTTGCTCGTGCTGGTTTATGAGTATCAAAATACTGACCATACACCTCATTAATACGTCCAAAATCATTCATATCCTTAATAAATATTGATGTTTTAACGACATCATTTAATTCAAAACCTGCTTCTTTTAGTATGGCTTTTATATTTTTTAATACTTGATGCGTTTGTGCTACCACATCATTTGAAACAAGTTCCATTGTTTCAGGGTCTAAGGCAATTTGACCTGAAACAAATAACATATTATTTACTTTAATAGCTTGTGAATAAGGTCCGATTGCTTTCGGTGCATTATTTGTAAAAATAACTTCTTTCTCCATAATTTTCCTCCCTCAATTGATACTTATATTATAACAATTGATTTAAAAAAAATAAATAACTTTCCTAATTATTATCTAATAACAAAAAGATGTATGAAAAAGTCATACACCTTTATTTTAAGAGGGTTTTTTTCCATAAAATGATATTCTACCACTAAATATCAAATTATAGGGGGGGAAATAGTTGAAAGAATTAGGGGTAACCAACAGATTGAAAGCTTTAAAGGAAATTTCACATCATTTAATTATCATTTATGATGTCCACCATAACTACAACAAGTACAACCGATAATTACTAATAATATAAACAAGACTAATACAATTGCATAAGAATTACATCTATAACCATATCCATATCCATATCCGTATCCATATCCGTACATAATAGCACCTCCTTTATTGGTTTCATTATTATCCTATGAAAGGCGGTAAAATATTAATATTACTAACGTATAGTATTGTTGATAAAGTGAAAAAATAGTTAAAATACATAGATATATTTTAACTAACGACAAAAGTCTGTAGTTATTCTACAGACTTTAATTTTTTATTCCTAAATCATCAAGTGATTCACTATTTCTAATTCTATTGGCAATCTCATTAATTTTACGCAAACGGTGATTCAATCCAGATTTACTAATCGATTTTTGATATTCATCTTTATATAACACACTCAGTTCTGAAAAAGTTGAGTCTGGATGTTTCATTCTAAGAATAGCTGTCTCTAA from Mycoplasmatota bacterium carries:
- the yjcZ gene encoding sporulation protein YjcZ, giving the protein MYGYGYGYGYGYGYRCNSYAIVLVLFILLVIIGCTCCSYGGHHK
- a CDS encoding RidA family protein, which translates into the protein MEKEVIFTNNAPKAIGPYSQAIKVNNMLFVSGQIALDPETMELVSNDVVAQTHQVLKNIKAILKEAGFELNDVVKTSIFIKDMNDFGRINEVYGQYFDTHKPARATVEVSRLPKDVKVEIELIAVL